A region of the Pricia mediterranea genome:
GAGCGGAAACGTAAAAACTGTATCTCACCGTCATTTTTAATTACCATGACGATTTTCGAATTGTTCGTACTATTAAGTTGACATAAATGCTTCACCTCTCCTTTTAACACAATACCACTAGTTCTCATCGGTACTGCCTTGAAACTTTTACCTTTCTTAACCACTTTCAAATAAAGACCGTAGCTCGCATCGTTTCTCGGGGTTTCAACTTCCGATCCATATAAATTTCCTGCCATAATAATATCTGGGCTTCCGTCCTCATCAAAGTCATCTAACAGGATACTGTTTACCGATGACAATTGTGCTTCCATAGGCAGAGGTGTTTTTTTAAAAATGCCGTCACCCTCATTTAGATAGTAGGTAGAGGCAAATGTTCTGGCGGCGTAATGCAGTGCTTTTTCCAGACTTCTCTCACCATAAACCTCTTTAAGGGTCGCCTTGCCAAATGCATCGTAGCTTTCAAATTTCTTCTTGATAAACGGCATTTGCTCTGAAGTACATTGCCTACCCCTCAACGGAAAAAGGTCACCACCGTTATAATATCCGAGGACGATATCCAAATCACCCGAACTGTCGAAATCCTCAGCGTAAATTTCAAATGGTTCTTCTTGGGTCGCCTTGTATTTGTAATTAAGTCCGAGATTTCCGCCCATTAGGTCTATGTCTCCATCTTTATCAAAGTCGGATGCTGCGATGCTATACCACCAACCGGTCTCCTCGGCAAACCCAAATGAGCTTGTCTTGTCTTCAAAATACCCGCCTTGATTTATCATGACTGTGATAGGCATCCATTCGCCTACTAAGATGAGATCTATCAATTTATCTTGATTTATATCCGTCCAGACCGCATCGGTGACCATGCCAACTTTTTGTAAATGGGGAGCCTTTTTTTCCGTTACATCAACGAACGAAACAAAATCCTCCCTACTTCTATTTTCGAGCAAGTAACTATCTGCAGGTTGTGGGTATTTACCTGGCGTTTGTCGCCCTCCGATAAACAAATCCAAATCACCATCTGAATCAAAGTCAAAGGGCTTTACCCTAGAACCGCTAGCGGTAAATTTCGGCAGGGATTGAACTGAACGCGTGAAAACTCCCTCCTTATTTATATATATTCTGTCTTGATAATATTCCGAGTCCGTCTTTAATTCGTTACCTCCGCTAACGATGTAAAGGTCTAGGTCACCATCTCGATCGGCATCAAAAAAAGCAGCACCTACATCTTCATACTGCGATTCACGCTCTAGACCAATTTGTCCATGGGAAGTAAAGGTCCCGTCATTATTTTGCAAGTACAAAGTGCCTGCAAATCCCATGGAACCACCGACAAAAAAATCGTCCAAACCGTCATTGTTGACATCTCCGACAGCTACCGCCGGACCTTGTTCTGACATTTTGTGAGGTAGGAGGCTCTCCCGTTCAAAGTCGTTGAATTTATTTTCTACATGAACATGGCTCAAAATTTTGTCGGTAATATCTTCAAAAAGAGGGATGTCATCTGATTGATGCGAATCCGTTTTGGTTGCATTACCGTATTCTAGGACCAAAGTTTGATTTGGTTGTACCGTGTTAATTTCCTGGGAAGAACCATCCGGCCATAAAACCTGCAACATTTGGATGTCTTGCGCGCTACCTAATCCGAAATGAATTGTAGGCGAAATGGCAGATTGAAATCCACGCGTCAGATATTGCTCCCTCATTTGCACCGCATCGTCCATGATTATTTTGACCCGAGCACCTATACCTAATGTGTTGCCAATAGGCCCTTTTAATCGAATTTTCAGAAAATTATCCTTGTTGATACGGTTGCTATTGTTTTCATATATCTGGGCATAATCGTCCATATTATTAACGACTATGTCTATATCCCCATCATTGTCAAGATCGGCAAAAGCCGCACCATTTGCACTCGTTTTTAAAGAATCCAGACCAAGTCGTTCGTTAATTTTAGAAAATGTAAGATCGCCCTGATTCAAGAAAAAATAATTGCTCTTTTTTCTTGTTGGCATTTTGGTCATCATATTATTAATATAGGCTTCTTTGTCTATGGTTTTTTTCTTTGACAGCTCATTTCTTACCTCTTTATGATACTCGATAAAATCATTGTTCCTGAAATCCCGTTTGATTCCGTTGCTCACGAATAAATCCTGAAGGCCATCGTTGTCCATATCGAAGAATAGCGGACCCCAGCTCCAGTCTGTACTAGAGATTCCCGCAATTTGAGCGGTTTCCGAAAAAAAAGGACCTTTTCCGTTGATCGTGCCATTATTGGTTTGCAGTGTATTAAACATGTATTGATGGTGCAGACCCAAATCCACATGGTCATAAAATCGTTGTACGTTCATGCCGCTCATGCTAGTCTTGATGCCATAATTGTCCTCGGAAACCATATCGACGCTCATCACATCCAACCAACCGTCATTGTTATAATCTGCTATATCATTTCCCATAGAAAAAAAGGAAATGTGCCCCATCGCCTCATTTACTATTTCAGAGAAAGTGCCATCTTGGTTGTTCAAATAAAGATGGTCCTTCCCAGAAAAATCATGGCTAACATACACATCTGGCCAAGTGTCGTTGTTCACATCGCCAACAGCGAGTCCTAGCCCGTAGCCCAGTCTGTTATTTATAATTCCAGTCTCCTCGGTAACGTCAACATAATTTCCATCATTATTGCGATATAAGCGCTCTCCACTGAGTTCACCTTGCGTGTTCAGATATTTTTCGAGCTTGTCGTCCCCGTATGTGTCCACGTCGTGATTTATCAAAAACATATCTAAGTCTCCATCGCGGTCATAATCAAAAAAACTCGCCTGTGTAGAGAATTCGGCTATGTCTAAATTATATTGCGCAGCACTTTCCTGGAATCGTGGTATGCCATCTTTGCCCGTTCCGATATTGACATACAGTTCGTTACGTCGCTTGTCGGGGTCTTTAAACTTTCCCGAACTGCAAACATATATGTCCAAAAGCCCATCGGAATTAATATCAACAGTTGTTACCCCGGTCGCAAAAACAGAAGCTCCTCCAACCCCGGCTGTTTTAGTAACGTCCTTAAAATTTAGTTTCCCTTGATTTATGTAGAGCCGATTGGACTCAAGGTTGGAGATAAGGTAAATATCCTCGAATCCATCATTGTTGAAGTCTCCCGCGGCAACCCCCCCTCCGTTATAATAATACTCATAGAACAGACCGTTCATGTAAAGGGTTTCTCTCAGGTCGTTTCTAAAGTCGATACCTGTTTGGGATACATCGGACAAAGAGAACAAAGGTATATCCTGATATATATTGGAGTCCTTTTTCTCAAGGCAGGATGTTGTCAGTAAAAGACAAGCCATTACAAGAATGGAAGCTACAATTCTTGGCCTTAACTTTATAATTCTATCCTTGCGTAAAAACTTGAAATTTTCAATGAGATATAAAATCACAGCATCCTAAACTATAGTAATTCTAGGCAAATTTCATTTATTTGACAATCAATATCCAGGATTTTGAGTGAGACTCCCTTCTGAAATCTCGATTTCTCTTTTCGGGACTGGAAGCAACACATGATGTTCCTGAATATTGGCGGCAGGAACCTCCATATGCGGATCTTCCACGTTACGAATCGTTTCTACAAAAATCCCCCATCGCAGCAGATCGTATTTTCTAATGCCCTCAAAGCCTAATTCCGTGGCCCTTTCTTTTCTTAGGGCTTCCCTGAACGATGCTTGACTAAGCCCGGACAATGGTGGAAGACCCGCACGTTTGCGGACTTCGTTGATAAAGGGGTAGGCATTTGCAGGCCCGTTCAATTCGTTTTCCGCTTCTGCGCGCATTAACAGAACATCGGAATAACGTATAACGTAGGTATTCTGGCTGCCGTTGTTGCCTTTTGGCGGATCTCCATCGGCATTAAGATATTTGCCAGTAATAGGTCCGGCACCGGGAGTTCTTGGCGATTCGAGTACATTCCCGTTAAGTTCGGTCACATAACTGATATCCTTTCTCAAATCACCTTCCTCAAACATGTTTAAATAATCCGTTGTCGGCAGCATGTTTTCCCAACCGCCCCCTACTGTATTCACACCTCCTATTTCCGTATCTCTTGAGGCTACCCAACTTTGTTTGAAGTCGTTACGTTCGTCTTGTTGAAATTGAATATCGAACACATTTTCATTCACTAGGGCCCCCTCATCATTCGGCATGAGGACATACTCAGCGTTTTGGCTCCATAGACTATTGTAATCTGCTACTAAGCCGAACATTCCCGAAGCGATCACTTCTTGGGCCCTTGTGTTGGCCGATTGCCATTCGCCCCTTGTCAGATGTACACGTGATAACAGCGCAGTTGCCGCCCATTTTGTGGCTCTACCCAGGTCTCCTCCTACATATTGCTCCGGCAGTACTTCGATTGCATCCGTTAGGTCTTGCTCGATGAATTGGTAAACTTCATCAGGTGTGTTTCTCGTGATGCCTTCCAGCTTTTCCGTATCCGTTACTACATCTGTTAATATCGGAACTCCACCGTACACACGAACTAGTTCAAAATAGTAATACGCCCTTAAAAATTTAGCCTCACCAACTAGTCGCTCCCGTAATGCTTTATCGTTCATTTCGATATCTGGAACGAAGCTTATCACTGTATTTGCCAAGGAAACACCTTCATAATTTTCTTGCCATAAGGCCGTGGCATCGCCATCTTCTGACGTAAGGTTGATAAACCATGATATAGGTCTCATATTATGTTGCCCTTGGTAGGCTATATCGCTTGGCGTAAAACCATAATAAAAGGAAATAATGCTACCGTCCAACCGGGTATAGGCGGCGGTCGTTGCCGCAATAGCATCTCTTTCGTTGGCAGGGAAGCTACCCGGCACTAAAAAATCTATAGGTTCTTCGGTAATGATGTCTTCACAAGATACCATTGCTATTGCAGCCATTGCTATCATTAGAATTGGTTTCTTCATCTCTGTGCAATTTTGTGATTAAAATGTTAGGTTCAGTCCAATCGTAAAGGAACGTACAGCAGGGTCCTGTGCCTGGTCGTAACCGCGACGTGTATTGCTATCCCCTCGATTGACTTCCGGATCGTATCCGCTGTATTTATCGAAGAGTAAAAGATTTGTACCGTTCACATAGACCTTTGCCGCCTGAATACCGGAAATGTTTTCAGTGGGAATATTATAACCCAAGCCAAGATTTCTTAGTCTAAGAAAAGAGCCGTCTTCTACGACCCCGCTCTCCGAAACAATCTCTGATCTAAATACCCCTCTAACTGAGGGGACATCGGTATCTGTATTGGACGGCGTCCAGCGATCAACGAATTTTTTCCGCACGTTATTGTCGAAAGCCGTATTGATTCTAGAGTCTGTTTCGTTGAAAATATCATTGCCAAGAACAAACGCCCAATACATTGAAAACTCGAACCCTTTGTAAGTTAGCGTGTTACTCATCCCTCCATAAAAATCGGGGTGGGGACTGCCGATTATTGTTCGGTCGTTTTCATCTATAATTCCATCAGGCACACCATCGGGACCACTGATATCCAGGTAGCGTTTACCTCCCGGAAAGACCCCTTGACCATCTGTTATTCCCGCTGCATCGATCTCGTCTTGAGAGTTCCAAATACCTTGACGTTTATATCCGTAGAAAACACCAATGGGCTCTCCTTCCTTTATCAATGCGGAAGGCGCATTGATAACCCCTCCGAAGCGATTGATCTCGCGCTCTCCATCTTCATCGGGAATGGATAAAACCTCATTCTTGTTGGTAGAAATGTTGAAACTGGTTTCCCAAGAAAATTCGTTTTTATCAATATTAATTGAATTCACTGCCAGCTCGAAGCCTTGATTTTCGATTGTTCCAAAATTTGTTGGGATACTAGCATTGGGAACTCCGATCAACCAAAGTATTTCTTGGTCGGCAAACAAATTTTCTGTCTTTTTTCGATAATAATCCAAAGTGACCTGCAATCTGTTCTTGAAAAAGGAGGCATCAATTCCAAGGTCTAGTTGGTCGGTAGTTTCGAACTCAAGCTCATCGTTGCCCAATCGGTTTAGTCCTATGCCATTGACAATATTACCACTGTTTCCAAATATATAGGTGAACCCGGCACCCAATCTGGCTAGAGATGTTCCGCCCGATGCGGGATTTCCCAATCTACCGTAACTGGCTCTTAATTTCAAATCATTAAATACATTGAGCTTTTCTACAAATGCTTCTCTGCCCGCGTTCCAAGCCACAGCAACCGATGGGAAAGCACCCCATTTACTGCCTTCCGCGAAATTGGACGAGCCATCTATCCTACCGTTCAAGGTTAAGCGATATTTGCGCATATAGGCATAATTCACGCGGAACAGATAAGATTCAACGCCGAATTTACTAGCATCCGAACGCGAATCAGAACGATCGGAACCTGCATCAATATTATTGTACTCGAAAAAGTCGGTTGTAAACCCACGAACGTCGACCCTGCTACCAGAATCGAATTCCTGCTGTCGGGTATAGCCCAAGAGCCCGTCCAAACTATGGTTTCCAAATTCTTTTCTGTAGGTTAAGGTCTGTTCCAATAGAACACTGAGAAATTCCCTATTTCGAATCGATGCGGTACCACCATCATTTGTCTGCTCGAACAATGTAGAAGGAGCATAATTTTCACTTTTGTCCAGTGCGATATCGGTCCCGAAATTCACTTTATAGATAAGATTTTTTATCGGTTCCAGTTCCGCATAAACAGTTCCCAATATTCTGGTCCCGGTATTAAGGTTAATGTTCTTGGCCGGGCCGCCCACAGGATTTTCCGCACTTAGCTCGCTACTCACCGTTTGGATGGTATACTCTCCGTTCTCATCGAAAATCGGTAATGTCGGAAAATAGCCGGCAATATTAATGATGTTGCTGCTTCTTGGTACTTCGGTAGTACGTGAAATGGTAACTGAATTGCCAATTTTGACAATGTCGTTTAGTTGATAATCACCGTTCAATCTAAGCTGATATCTTTCTAGGTTCCCGCCCCGGAATATACCGTCTTGATTAAAATAGTTGCCAGACACGAAATATCGAGCATTCTCGCTACCGCCAGAGGCTGATAATGTATGACTGACCATAGGCGCGCCCCTTCTATAGACCTCTTCTTGCCAGTTGGTTCCCTCCCCGAGTAATTCCGGATTCGGAAAAGCATCGGTACCCTGCACTTCATTTTGCCAAGCACCAAATTCGGCGGCATTTAAAACATCGAGCAACCGGGCAGGGGACTGAAAAGTGGTATAGGTGTCATAGCTCAATTTAGCCTTGCCCGCTTTTCCTCTTTTAGTGGTGATTAAAACAACGCCTGCGGATCCTCTCGAGCCATAAAGTGCAGTTGCCGAAGCATCTTTCAGAACCTCTACAGATTCAATATCATTGACATTGATGTCCGCAGAGTTCCCTGCACCAATCAGGCCATCAATTACAAACAATGGACTGCTGTTTCCTGTGAGGGAATTAGTGCCTCGAATTCGTATAGAAGCTGCCGCCCCGGGTTGCGAGGAAGTAGGCGTCACCTGCAACCCAGCGACCTTTCCTCTTAGGGCATCATCAAGACGTACCGTCGGTGTGGCCTGAATTTCCTCGGTTTTGATTGAGGATACCGAGCCGGTTAGATCCGATTTTTTAACCGTACCGTAGGCCACGACTACAACTTCATCTAATTGGGCCGCGTCTTCTTTGAGAGTGACATTGATTTCGGATTGATTGCCAACGGTAATTTCTTTGGTAAGAAAGCCGACATAGGATATCTGTAAGACCGCATCCGACGTTGAGACCTCAATGGTAAAGTTACCGTCAAAATCAGCTGTCACCCCGTTTGTGGTTCCTTTCTCCACAATATTTGCCCCGGGCAAAGCGGTTCCATTTTCATCCGTTACCATGCCGGTGATCAGTTGATTTTGGGCCGTGATGAATTGCGTAAAAAGTAATAGCAATATCGAAAGAGGATAGAGTATCTGTTGGTTCATACGAATTGTTTACGTCAGTTATAAAATTTGCTGGGTACTGGGCTGAATCGATGCAGAACCCTATCAGTATTGATTTTATCCGCTAGATTAATTTAAAACCTATGAATTATTAAAAATGATTTATTCCCTATATCCTTATTTAATTAATGATGTCGACGTAGGTAAGTGATATTTTAAAATAATTCAAGAGAAATTATTAAAACCAATCACCATAGAGTACATTAACAGGCCATCAACATATAGTACACATAGCTATATTGTGAGCTGAAATTGGAAGATAATAATTTTTGATCATTCTTAACAATAGTTTGTTGTCTAATCCGAAATTGAATTTTTCAACAACCTTAACCCATAATAGCGAAAAAAGACAAAAATATATCCGCGCATCATTCTAAACCCTTAACCTCAAGGCATTATTACCTCCAGAGCCGATCCATTCTTTTCCGGATATAAAGCGTTTTTATCCTTTAATTGATTGATAAGATTGGCAATCATTTCTTTTAATACGGCAGGTTTGGTGTTGGCTAGATTAGTAGTCTCAAAAGGGTCTTGATTTAAATTGAACAGTTCATAACGTGGGTTCCCATTTATTTGATAATGATAGACCACTTTACAACCATCTTTCACCAAGCTTGTGAAATAATCGGTACGATGCTCATGGGGAAAATGATTAAGAAAAGATTCCTTTCGAGATTTATTTTTATTACCTCTTAACTGTTTATTTAAATCAAATCCATCCAACGCATATCCATCTGGAGCGGATACTTCAG
Encoded here:
- a CDS encoding VCBS repeat-containing protein; this encodes MNGLFYEYYYNGGGVAAGDFNNDGFEDIYLISNLESNRLYINQGKLNFKDVTKTAGVGGASVFATGVTTVDINSDGLLDIYVCSSGKFKDPDKRRNELYVNIGTGKDGIPRFQESAAQYNLDIAEFSTQASFFDYDRDGDLDMFLINHDVDTYGDDKLEKYLNTQGELSGERLYRNNDGNYVDVTEETGIINNRLGYGLGLAVGDVNNDTWPDVYVSHDFSGKDHLYLNNQDGTFSEIVNEAMGHISFFSMGNDIADYNNDGWLDVMSVDMVSEDNYGIKTSMSGMNVQRFYDHVDLGLHHQYMFNTLQTNNGTINGKGPFFSETAQIAGISSTDWSWGPLFFDMDNDGLQDLFVSNGIKRDFRNNDFIEYHKEVRNELSKKKTIDKEAYINNMMTKMPTRKKSNYFFLNQGDLTFSKINERLGLDSLKTSANGAAFADLDNDGDIDIVVNNMDDYAQIYENNSNRINKDNFLKIRLKGPIGNTLGIGARVKIIMDDAVQMREQYLTRGFQSAISPTIHFGLGSAQDIQMLQVLWPDGSSQEINTVQPNQTLVLEYGNATKTDSHQSDDIPLFEDITDKILSHVHVENKFNDFERESLLPHKMSEQGPAVAVGDVNNDGLDDFFVGGSMGFAGTLYLQNNDGTFTSHGQIGLERESQYEDVGAAFFDADRDGDLDLYIVSGGNELKTDSEYYQDRIYINKEGVFTRSVQSLPKFTASGSRVKPFDFDSDGDLDLFIGGRQTPGKYPQPADSYLLENRSREDFVSFVDVTEKKAPHLQKVGMVTDAVWTDINQDKLIDLILVGEWMPITVMINQGGYFEDKTSSFGFAEETGWWYSIAASDFDKDGDIDLMGGNLGLNYKYKATQEEPFEIYAEDFDSSGDLDIVLGYYNGGDLFPLRGRQCTSEQMPFIKKKFESYDAFGKATLKEVYGERSLEKALHYAARTFASTYYLNEGDGIFKKTPLPMEAQLSSVNSILLDDFDEDGSPDIIMAGNLYGSEVETPRNDASYGLYLKVVKKGKSFKAVPMRTSGIVLKGEVKHLCQLNSTNNSKIVMVIKNDGEIQFLRFRSTHSEIAKL
- a CDS encoding RagB/SusD family nutrient uptake outer membrane protein, whose protein sequence is MKKPILMIAMAAIAMVSCEDIITEEPIDFLVPGSFPANERDAIAATTAAYTRLDGSIISFYYGFTPSDIAYQGQHNMRPISWFINLTSEDGDATALWQENYEGVSLANTVISFVPDIEMNDKALRERLVGEAKFLRAYYYFELVRVYGGVPILTDVVTDTEKLEGITRNTPDEVYQFIEQDLTDAIEVLPEQYVGGDLGRATKWAATALLSRVHLTRGEWQSANTRAQEVIASGMFGLVADYNSLWSQNAEYVLMPNDEGALVNENVFDIQFQQDERNDFKQSWVASRDTEIGGVNTVGGGWENMLPTTDYLNMFEEGDLRKDISYVTELNGNVLESPRTPGAGPITGKYLNADGDPPKGNNGSQNTYVIRYSDVLLMRAEAENELNGPANAYPFINEVRKRAGLPPLSGLSQASFREALRKERATELGFEGIRKYDLLRWGIFVETIRNVEDPHMEVPAANIQEHHVLLPVPKREIEISEGSLTQNPGY
- a CDS encoding SusC/RagA family TonB-linked outer membrane protein, with the translated sequence MNQQILYPLSILLLLFTQFITAQNQLITGMVTDENGTALPGANIVEKGTTNGVTADFDGNFTIEVSTSDAVLQISYVGFLTKEITVGNQSEINVTLKEDAAQLDEVVVVAYGTVKKSDLTGSVSSIKTEEIQATPTVRLDDALRGKVAGLQVTPTSSQPGAAASIRIRGTNSLTGNSSPLFVIDGLIGAGNSADINVNDIESVEVLKDASATALYGSRGSAGVVLITTKRGKAGKAKLSYDTYTTFQSPARLLDVLNAAEFGAWQNEVQGTDAFPNPELLGEGTNWQEEVYRRGAPMVSHTLSASGGSENARYFVSGNYFNQDGIFRGGNLERYQLRLNGDYQLNDIVKIGNSVTISRTTEVPRSSNIINIAGYFPTLPIFDENGEYTIQTVSSELSAENPVGGPAKNINLNTGTRILGTVYAELEPIKNLIYKVNFGTDIALDKSENYAPSTLFEQTNDGGTASIRNREFLSVLLEQTLTYRKEFGNHSLDGLLGYTRQQEFDSGSRVDVRGFTTDFFEYNNIDAGSDRSDSRSDASKFGVESYLFRVNYAYMRKYRLTLNGRIDGSSNFAEGSKWGAFPSVAVAWNAGREAFVEKLNVFNDLKLRASYGRLGNPASGGTSLARLGAGFTYIFGNSGNIVNGIGLNRLGNDELEFETTDQLDLGIDASFFKNRLQVTLDYYRKKTENLFADQEILWLIGVPNASIPTNFGTIENQGFELAVNSINIDKNEFSWETSFNISTNKNEVLSIPDEDGEREINRFGGVINAPSALIKEGEPIGVFYGYKRQGIWNSQDEIDAAGITDGQGVFPGGKRYLDISGPDGVPDGIIDENDRTIIGSPHPDFYGGMSNTLTYKGFEFSMYWAFVLGNDIFNETDSRINTAFDNNVRKKFVDRWTPSNTDTDVPSVRGVFRSEIVSESGVVEDGSFLRLRNLGLGYNIPTENISGIQAAKVYVNGTNLLLFDKYSGYDPEVNRGDSNTRRGYDQAQDPAVRSFTIGLNLTF